The region CATCGTCGTTCCCCAACCCCTACTCGTGCACAGTCGAGTAGTGGTGGTCGAGTTATCGCTCCGGCAATCAAGGTCGAGGAAACAGCGTTGCAAGTACCTGCGCTCTCTCGCGTGCACCACTCGTTTGTCAATCGCTTGCATGTCCAGCATGTGGTAACGGTTAGTGGATGGATCACACATAACTGTTATGCTGCTATTCAGTACGAGAGCCCCGGAGGACGTTCTGTTAGTCGTCAAATCGGGCGGTTGTTCCCACGATCGACACTATAGTCGCGCTCTTGACTATCCCTTCTCCGCTACCCTCGTCCGATATACGAAAGCAAGATAGCCGGTCGTGATCAGAAAGATCGTCGCGTACAGTACTGACTTGACGTAGATAGAGTAGACAAACGCAGAAAAATTAAGCAGCGTACCGCAAAGTACGATCCACCGTTGAATCGTTTGCATATCGTGCGATATGATGACGTATATCTTAAACACACCGGTTACGACGCTTCCGTGGACAGCGGTTCGATTTCTGACGTCGGCGTGGGGCTTGGGATCGGCAATCGTTGCTCTTATGCACCTCCTTCTATCGTCAGGGCGAATCGGTCGGTTCCGGCAACGAGTCACGCACATCCTCGAGGGATCTGAGCTGATGAACCGGATACCGTCCGTCCGGCGGCCAGCCGATCGCGACGAGTTTACACGGCTCTTCGAATGGATTGTGTACGACGTGTGCGCCGTCTTTTCCCTCTTGGAAGACGACGAGTTCGTCCGAGGACATCGTGAACCGATCTTCCCACGTCACTACCCGACACGAGCCGTCGACGACGTAGAACAGCTCCTTCTGATTCTCGTGATAATGAAAGTGATTCTGTGAGAGCCGCTCGCCGCACTCGAGGGTCGCGACGTTCAAATTGAAGTCGTCGATCCCCAACTGCGGCGACAGTTCCCAACGCTCGCCCGGTTTCTCCAGATTCGTCTCGAGATCGGTAACGTCGATACGCTTCCAGCCGTCTACCATGAGATACCAATTGACGTTCGAACGGGAGAAGTTTTCGGTGCCGAGAAACCGTCGACACTCCGAAAGAACGCGGAACGGTCCAACTCGAGCAGCAGTAATGCGAGGGGCGAGAAAGGAGTGGTCCTCATGCTCGATCGAGCAGACGCTGTGCTCGCCCCTTCAGGAAGGGGCCGAAGAGCACCGCAAAGATCGCGAAGGACAGCAGGAACGAGAGCGGCTGGTTTACCGGATCGACGAAGATCGTATATTCGCCGCCGGAAATCTGTAATGATCTGAAGAAGTTCTCTTCAGCGATAGGGCCCAGCACGATGCCGAGGACGAACGCGATCACCGAGTAGTTGTAGCGAACCATATAGAATCCGAGGATGCCGAGGACAATGACGGCGCCGACATCCCACCAGTTTTGGTTGAGCGTATACGCCCCGGCGAACGAGAGGACGACGACCATTGGGATGATCAGGGTCGTGTCTATCTCGGTGATCCTGCTCGCGTACGGGATCACCGTCAGCCCGACGAGGATGATAAGGACGTTGCTGAGGAACAGCGAAATGAACAGCGCGTACGTGATGTGGAGTTGTTCGCCGAAGAGGACGGGACCTGGCTGGAGCCCGTGCATCAGGATTCCACCGAGCAGAACGGCGGTCGAACCACTCCCTGGAATGCCGAACGACAGAGTCGGAATGAGCGAACCACTAACCGTCGGATTGTTCGCCCCCTCGGGTGCGATGACGCCGCGGGGATCCCCGTCGCCGAATTTTCCGTCTTTAGCGGACGAACGGGCCTCTTCCGCGTAGGCGACGAACGTCGACGTCGTCGCACCCGATCCGGGAATCATTCCTATCCCCATCCCGATCAGTCCGGATTTGAGCGTCGTCATGGGGTACTTGAACACCGTCTTCGCCCCCTCGCGGACACTGCCACCGATATCGAGATCGGATTGGGAGATCTGTTTCTGCGTGGCGAGCTTCATCATTTCGGCGAACGCGAACATCCCGATCAGCGCTGCGACGAAATCGATCCCGTTGTAGAGTCCGAACTGCCCGAACGTAAAGCGCGGACGCGGACTGAGGATCGCGGTGCCGATCGTCGATATCATGAATCCGAGCGCACCCGCGACTATCCCCTTAACGATCGATCCCTGTGTGACGATCGTAATGAGGGAGATTCCGAGGATGGCGAGGAGGAAGTACTCCGGCGAACCGAACGCGAGAACGACCTCGATGAGGATTGGCGACAGGATTATCAGGAGTATCGCCGCAGCGAAACCGTTCAACGCCGACGCCGTCGTCGCGATCGCCAGCGCGTTCTTCGCCAGGCCGTTCTGCGCCATCGGATACCCGTCGAGCGTCGTCGCCGCGGCCGACTCCGTTCCCGGAGCGTTGAGGAGGATGGCAGCGATCGAACCGCCGAACATCGCGCCACTGTAGATTGCCGCCAAGAGGATGATCGCGGCCGTTGAGTCCAGCGGGAGCGTGAGCGGTAACACGATCGCCATCCCGACGGGCGAACCGATTCCCGGTAACGCCCCGAGGACGATCCCGAGCATCATCCCGACCGCGAGCCAGCCGACCGTTGGCCAGCTTAGTGCAATCGACAGTCCTTCGAAGAAGGCCTCAACTGCCGTCATTTAGGGACCACCTCCGATGATCGGCGCGGACACTCCGTCGAGCAGCAGCGGCAGGAACGGGCTGAAATCGAAGATGTGACCTTGATCGAACGGGAGGACGAGGTACGTCATGAAGAGGTAAATAATAACTGTCCCTAGCACAGCGAGCACGACGCTAATAACGGGATTGACGCGGAACCAGAGCGTGTAGCCGAGGATATAGATCGGTGTCACGAAGAGGAAGCCGGCGGCCCAGCCACCCACGAAGTACAGTATAGCCGTGACGACCATAAACGCCGTTTCGTTTACCTCGTAACCGTACTGACTTCCAAGGGTCTCTTTCGTGTACTCCTCGTTTTCATCGGCTGGTTCCGGCTCTTCGAACTCCGCTTCTCCCTCGGCGATCTCTGAGGTATCGGTACTCGCGATTGAAACGCTCTCGGCGACGAACATGTGAAGCGGTTCCGGGAGGTAGTTTCGGAGTAGTAATAGCACCGAGCCGATGAAAACGACCGCTGCGGTCAGCTGGGGGAACACTCTGGCGTCGTCGGGGTAATCCTCGACGACCGGCTCGACCATGAAGAGCACGCTCAGCCCGAGCAGAACAACGAGCATTATGTGCTCTGCTGTTACTTTTTTCTTAATGTTTTTTATCATCATATTTATAATATAAGGGGAAGGAAGCGAACGGCGAACTAGGAGTGCTCCTCGACGAGATCGACGATATTCAGGTTTTGGAACTCCTCGAAGGCGTCATCGATGGCCGCATTAGCGGCGTCAGGACCTTCGAAGAAGATCGGATTCCCGGTTTCCTCAGACCACTCTTCGTACCGATCGTCCTGAGTCGCCTCTTCAATTCGAC is a window of Halopiger aswanensis DNA encoding:
- a CDS encoding tripartite tricarboxylate transporter permease, coding for MTAVEAFFEGLSIALSWPTVGWLAVGMMLGIVLGALPGIGSPVGMAIVLPLTLPLDSTAAIILLAAIYSGAMFGGSIAAILLNAPGTESAAATTLDGYPMAQNGLAKNALAIATTASALNGFAAAILLIILSPILIEVVLAFGSPEYFLLAILGISLITIVTQGSIVKGIVAGALGFMISTIGTAILSPRPRFTFGQFGLYNGIDFVAALIGMFAFAEMMKLATQKQISQSDLDIGGSVREGAKTVFKYPMTTLKSGLIGMGIGMIPGSGATTSTFVAYAEEARSSAKDGKFGDGDPRGVIAPEGANNPTVSGSLIPTLSFGIPGSGSTAVLLGGILMHGLQPGPVLFGEQLHITYALFISLFLSNVLIILVGLTVIPYASRITEIDTTLIIPMVVVLSFAGAYTLNQNWWDVGAVIVLGILGFYMVRYNYSVIAFVLGIVLGPIAEENFFRSLQISGGEYTIFVDPVNQPLSFLLSFAIFAVLFGPFLKGRAQRLLDRA
- a CDS encoding cupin domain-containing protein, whose amino-acid sequence is MVDGWKRIDVTDLETNLEKPGERWELSPQLGIDDFNLNVATLECGERLSQNHFHYHENQKELFYVVDGSCRVVTWEDRFTMSSDELVVFQEGKDGAHVVHNPFEEPCKLVAIGWPPDGRYPVHQLRSLEDVRDSLPEPTDSP